The stretch of DNA ATGAAAATTACAGCTAATATAATACGTAATACCCGAAATTGAAGTGTGAAGCGGTATTTTTTTAAAATCTTCTTTTCCATATCTTTATTCCATTCTTTCATTGTACCATCCTTTCTTGATTACTAATTGTTGTAATCTCTTTCTTGCACGAAACAGGGTTACCTTGACTTGGTTTTCACTTAACTCTGTCGTTTGCATAATTTCGTGATAAGAAAATTCTTCAAATTCTCGTAAATAGATCACAGTACGGTAATTTTCCGGGAGAAACTGCAGTAGCTGTGTAATATTCTGAGAAATTTCTTTTCCTAATAATTCTTGTTCGGGGAGTCCGTATGGGCTTAATATTTCTTTTTGTGGTAGTAGCTTATGAAACCAAATATGCTGCCTTTTAACTTTTTTTCTCCATTCATCAATATAGGCGTTTCGAGTAACGCGAAACAGCCAACTTCGAACACTTTCATCTTTAAATGTGTGGAGGTGAATAGTTGCTTGAAGAAATGTCTCTTGAGTAAGGTCTTCAGCGACTTGTTTTGATTTTGAAAGTTGATAAGCATATTGGAAAACAGAGGGGGCAAATTTAATATAGATTTCTTCTAATTGGTTTTTCTTCATTAACTCCTCTCCGTATATAAAGTCATTGCTAATAACGTATATGAATAAGTCAATGTTAC from Oceanobacillus iheyensis HTE831 encodes:
- a CDS encoding sigma-70 family RNA polymerase sigma factor, which encodes MKKNQLEEIYIKFAPSVFQYAYQLSKSKQVAEDLTQETFLQATIHLHTFKDESVRSWLFRVTRNAYIDEWRKKVKRQHIWFHKLLPQKEILSPYGLPEQELLGKEISQNITQLLQFLPENYRTVIYLREFEEFSYHEIMQTTELSENQVKVTLFRARKRLQQLVIKKGWYNERME